One genomic segment of Brassica napus cultivar Da-Ae chromosome A3, Da-Ae, whole genome shotgun sequence includes these proteins:
- the LOC111215888 gene encoding uncharacterized protein LOC111215888 translates to MDPVIIVSGNWIKKNKYVFNADSRGCRVLHLDENSTHEDFAKSVLDDYALNEMSDHIQLSYMFSNKSLKTMTHDTPPVYVSNTRQLEGFVALKKIEQLRPCVEITENKDDKAREKTKTNFNFSSEVEASEVESRDDNYSGSYDGCSSEKEEEDNEIDCSSIVEGENQNVGGEDETGKENEEDDEFDSRFDMFDDSDGASSEDDNLSSYGESPLEDEESPMIPPKKIYQNFSMSGSKESEEVLLRLEMSSLNLAVGQRYESKDDLERRLKLLTVKDRFDYDVDISTRTLFIVKCWVDGCIWRVRASTKGESPAFYVCIYESNHTCSTTEHSNRCRNATPDILGELYKNFLGDVSPAVRPTSVGIAITKQFGMEYWKSYRTLQFAREIVQGTPESGFERLPSYLYMIIRENPSTVARLQIDENGKFMYVFLAFGASVNGFPFIRKVVAVDGTFLNGRYKGTLLAALAQDGNFQIFPIAFAVVDTENDDSWHWFFTQLKLLIPDDEGLAIISDRHNSIGKAITNVYPLASRGICTYHLYKNILGRYKGKDAFRLVKKAARCFRMFDFTQIFEEIEAINPALHGYLQRADVRLWTRVHFPGERYNLMTTNIAESMNRALSNARGLNIVRILESIRVMMTRWFAERREDARSQRTTLTRGVEKLLHGRVTAARDLAVQRIDDHHTEVKYGSSRESLHVVNLVERKCTCRRFELEKLPCVHAIAAAEYMNVSRISLCSPYYTSNYLVSAYAESVMPVDSAQPVPELVANQHCLPPTVRQPPGRPKKNRMKSALEVALSNKRPRKEHTCSRCRQSGHNAKTCPM, encoded by the exons ATGGATCCGGTTATTATTGTTTCCGGTAACtggattaagaaaaacaaatatgtattcAACGCTGATAGTAGAGGGTGTAGAGTTCTCCATTTAGATGAGAACTCTACACATGAAGATTTCGCAAAGTCTGTTCTCGATGATTACGCATTGAATGAAATGAGTGATCATATTCAGCTAAGCTACATGTTCTCGAATAAATCATTGAAAACAATGACGCACGACACTCCACCAGTGTACGTGTCCAATACTCGGCAGTTGGAAGGTTTTGTAGCCCTAAAGAAAATCGAACAACTACGTCCTTGTGTTGAGATTACGGAGAACAAGGACGACAAAGCAAGAGAGAAGACTAAAACAAACTTCAATTTTAGCTCAGAAGTAGAAGCGTCAGAAGTTGAGTCCAGAGACGATAATTACAGTGGGAGTTACGATGGTTGCAGTtcggagaaggaagaagaggacAATGAGATTGATTGCTCTAGTATTGTGGAAGGAGAAAATCAGAACGTAGGCGGAGAAGATGAAACAGGcaaagaaaacgaagaagacgatgaaTTTGATAGCCGATTTGATATGTTCGACGACTCGGACGGTGCGTCATCTGAAGATGATAACTTAAGCTCATACGGTGAGTCTCCTTTAGAAGACGAAGAGTCACCAATGATACCTCCCAAGAAGATATATCAGAACTTCTCGATGAGCGGGTCTAAAGAGAGTGAGGAGGTTCTTCTAAGGTTGGAGATGTCGTCGTTAAATCTTGCGGTAGGGCAACGATACGAGAGTAAAGACGATTTGGAGAGACGACTGAAACTTCTTACAGTGAAGGATCGATTTGATTATGATGTAGACATATCAACCCGAACATTATTCATTGTTAAGTGTTGGGTTGATGGATGTATCTGGAGGGTTCGTGCTTCTACCAAAGGGGAATCCCCGGCGTTCTATGTTTGTATTTACGAATCGAATCATACATGTTCTACAACTGAGCATTCTAATCGATGTCGAAATGCAACACCAGATATTTTAGGAGAGTTGTACAAGAACTTTCTCGGCGACGTTAGTCCAGCCGTTCGCCCTACGAGTGTTGGAATAGCTATCACTAAGCAGTTTGGT ATGGAGTATTGGAAATCTTACCGGACGCTGCAATTTGCAAGGGAAATCGTTCAGGGAACACCTGAGAGTGGGTTTGAACGCTTGCCTTCTTACTTATACATGATAATAAGGGAAAATCCGAGTACAGTTGCGCGTCTTCAAATCGATGAGAATGGAAAATTCATGTATGTGTTTCTTGCGTTTGGTGCGAGCGTAAATGGGTTTCCTTTCATTCGTAAAGTTGTGGCTGTCGACGGTACGTTTCTTAATGGTAGATACAAAGGGACTCTTCTCGCAGCACTAGCTCAAGATGGTAACTTTCAGATTTTTCCAATAGCCTTCGCAGTGGTTGACACTGAAAATGATGATTCCTGGCATTGGTTTTTTACGCAACTAAAACTTTTGATTCCTGACGACGAGGGTCTTGCGATAATCTCGGATAGGCATAACTCGATTGGGAAAGCAATTACAAATGTGTATCCGCTTGCTTCTCGTGGAATTTGCACGTACCATCTATATAAGAATATACTGGGACGGTACAAAGGAAAAGATGCAtttcgtctggtgaagaaagcaGCGAGATGTTTTAGGATGTTTGACTTTACTCAGATTTTCGAGGAGATTGAAGCGATTAATCCAGCACTCCACGGCTACCTCCAAAGGGCTGATGTCCGACTTTGGACGCGTGTTCATTTCCCGGGCGAGaggtacaatttgatgactacgaACATAGCGGAATCAATGAACAGAGCATTGTCGAATGCTAGAGGTCTTAACATTGTTCGGATATTAGAATCGATACGGGTTATGATGACCAGATGGTTTGCTGAACGAAGAGAGGATGCCAGATCGCAGCGAACCACGCTTACTCGTGGTGTGGAGAAACTACTACAT ggTCGTGTAACTGCCGCCAGAGATTTGGCGGTACAGAGGATTGATGATCATCACACTGAAGTTAAATATGGATCTTCCCGCGAGTCTTTGCATGTTGTTAATTTGGTAGAGCGAAAGTGCACATGTCGCCGTTTCGAACTCGAGAAATTACCATGTGTACACGCAATCGCAGCGGCGGAGTACATGAATGTTTCTCGTATATCTCTGTGCAGTCCTTACTATACCAGCAATTATTTGGTTAGCGCATACGCTGAATCGGTCATGCCGGTTGATTCAGCGCAACCTGTTCCAGAACTCGTGGCTAACCAACACTGCTTGCCCCCGACTGTACGTCAACCACCAGGCAGACCGAAGAAAAATAGGATGAAATCTGCTTTAGAAGTTGCACTATCAAACAAACGTCCTAGGAAAGAGCACACATGTTCTCGATGTAGACAGAGTGGTCATAATGCGAAAACTTGTCCGATGTAA